The following coding sequences lie in one Patescibacteria group bacterium genomic window:
- a CDS encoding DUF2207 domain-containing protein, which translates to MGSKLLSVLCGSLIWLSVAQAVQATDVITQYDVDLTVQPAGVVDVIETIQYDFGDLPGHGITRTIPTQYVNGLLNDTISVKLLDSNWPITDESTNQQVFWRIGNPLRTMTGLQTFIIHYQVDGVLTDYQKNNTHYVELYWNAIGGEWEVLINLASVTVHLPPDSDLPDYPAQCYFGPSGSTATCTYTKINDGYTAMVSQLQPYDYLTVLVAVNPTVVQMPSQSERYWRIFQNNWSVVFIPLIFLVTITLWWLNRSVKPSKPLIPIYDVPAGITSPYQAEYLTTGTITNKSIAAELIESARVGELEFVYDQTKKAVSTIRSLGKEGRTDSVITMLRQLVFSTKTEVELSKTTLYGAGFINLANHEAAALIKQQGWLSQTKQTIKVLLSAYSVVGFIGGGLLIGFGNEQQMRHLVITGIVLFVCGIVSFFFVMRRIPYNTAGRDVKQLLLGLKWFLSVTETERLKFSQVPKLTPTLFEKLLPYAIVFGVEQQWVKQFETILTEPPHWLHGANLMLLNSALLSASHTTNSFKAPASGRSGGGGFSSGGFSGGGFGGGGGGRW; encoded by the coding sequence ATGGGTTCTAAATTATTATCAGTTTTGTGTGGTAGTTTAATCTGGCTGAGTGTGGCTCAAGCGGTACAGGCAACTGATGTGATCACGCAATATGATGTGGATTTAACTGTTCAACCGGCTGGTGTAGTTGATGTGATAGAAACTATTCAATATGATTTTGGTGATTTACCTGGCCACGGTATTACGCGCACCATCCCCACCCAGTATGTTAATGGGCTATTGAACGATACTATCTCAGTTAAATTACTAGATTCAAATTGGCCGATTACTGATGAATCAACTAACCAGCAAGTATTTTGGCGCATCGGCAACCCACTTAGAACCATGACTGGATTACAAACATTTATAATTCATTATCAAGTTGACGGGGTTCTGACAGATTATCAAAAAAATAATACTCACTACGTTGAGTTGTATTGGAACGCGATTGGCGGCGAGTGGGAGGTGCTCATCAACCTTGCCTCTGTGACGGTGCATTTACCGCCAGACAGTGATTTACCAGATTATCCCGCACAATGTTATTTTGGTCCGTCTGGTTCTACCGCCACTTGTACCTATACCAAAATAAATGATGGTTATACCGCTATGGTGTCTCAACTGCAACCGTATGATTATCTGACTGTGTTGGTGGCGGTTAACCCTACGGTAGTGCAAATGCCCAGTCAGTCAGAAAGATATTGGCGTATTTTTCAAAACAATTGGTCAGTGGTTTTTATACCGCTAATTTTTCTTGTCACAATTACATTATGGTGGTTGAATCGTTCGGTTAAACCCAGCAAACCATTGATACCAATTTATGATGTCCCGGCTGGCATAACTTCGCCCTATCAAGCCGAATATTTGACTACCGGTACAATCACGAATAAATCCATCGCGGCAGAATTGATTGAATCGGCTCGGGTTGGTGAGTTGGAATTTGTTTATGATCAAACTAAAAAAGCCGTCAGTACCATTCGCTCGTTAGGTAAAGAGGGGCGCACTGATAGTGTAATTACCATGTTGCGTCAATTAGTATTTAGCACCAAAACTGAGGTTGAATTATCCAAAACTACGCTGTATGGGGCTGGTTTTATTAACTTGGCCAACCATGAGGCCGCGGCTTTAATAAAACAACAAGGTTGGTTGAGTCAAACCAAACAAACGATCAAAGTACTTTTATCAGCCTATAGTGTCGTTGGCTTTATTGGTGGGGGATTATTAATCGGCTTTGGTAATGAACAACAAATGCGTCATTTAGTTATTACCGGTATTGTATTATTCGTGTGTGGTATTGTGTCATTCTTTTTTGTCATGCGGCGTATACCGTACAATACGGCTGGGCGGGATGTTAAACAGTTATTGCTTGGTTTAAAATGGTTTTTAAGTGTCACTGAAACTGAGCGCTTAAAATTTTCTCAGGTGCCCAAATTAACCCCCACTCTGTTTGAAAAATTATTGCCTTACGCCATCGTTTTTGGAGTAGAACAACAATGGGTAAAACAATTTGAAACTATTCTGACTGAACCACCCCATTGGT